A part of Neodiprion pinetum isolate iyNeoPine1 chromosome 4, iyNeoPine1.2, whole genome shotgun sequence genomic DNA contains:
- the Dcr-1 gene encoding endoribonuclease Dicer-1 isoform X1: MAFPLNDQVHTKSFSPREYQVELLYAALESNIIVCLGKNSEQIFIVIKLIQELATNNRRSPSEGGKRSVYILRDTDRCLTKAVYIQQLTDLRVLICDSETWPEFDRKFAESQVIVTTSHVCADLLNQNKIYPSQINLAIVDQCHKAVNDEKLKFVLQKFNVSNGPRLIGFAAPVFNLTRQPGRLEAEVELLEKTFHCRIETASDIVSVLRYSPKPKEYIVEYKCGEYEELNQTLENCAMHAMNFLCDHRYDPTEIYNDEFLEDIQKIPDPKQEPCSMIEDFLYVLQTFGAWCANHAALALLIQAEKLKVKTPYERHYLLFNVVVSLFIKIRAICESEFENLSEREKLYKFSTPCVHRLLHILKCYAPSSKKELTIPDNKLSNGHSVSACKKDIDTGKDGLQQSKYIGNVKKLRTGIKRPPKSRYPRTQIDPDLLCGVIFVDKGFTAKILFYLLNDACKYDKDLQFLSPLYTIEKNPEGTSSAHDMEVQHRKQEEVLKSFRIHECNLLIATSILEEGIDIPKCNFVMRYDFPKSYQSYVQCKGRARATDALHVLFVSEKISNECIQKLAEYHYIEQTLLSKCANKEPSEEEELLADKYGDLLPQYKPLSIEGSPSVTFNSAISLVNRYCAKLPSDTFTRLTPEWIIEPTIIDNKTMYVCSIRLPINSPVKYTVTSYPMPNSAMARRLAALQLCIDLHRANEIDDYLLPIGKENFKANPEDAEAPPLPDETKAEFSEARPGTTKRRQYYYKKTAEVLTDCRPVLMTKSFLYHISMVLTCPLPEEQNTRGRRIYPPEESAIGFGILTLKKIPKLCPFPIYTRSGEVHVKLELSKETVTLNADQIERVAAFLKYTFTNVLRLQKYLMLFDPNASENSYFIVPVKTVITENGPDVNVDWEFLERIYENRNAIPNEVSEGDRNQFKFDATKYHDAVIMPWYRNKDQPQYFYVAEICANLNPKSSFPGADYSTFEEYYLKKYNIQIQNLNQPLLDVDHTSARLNFLTPRYINRKGVALPTSSEETKKAKRENLEQKQILVAELCAIHPFPASLWRQAVCLPCILYRINALLLANQIRCQVAKMINLGQQHLDPDFEWLPLDFGWSLSEVLNKSKDSSKLIEMKSDAKTTKSVIPKLTDSMSVAEEIEKDISSKHDSSVDKDNEMEIGTWSNEMAINAVELNNENIFSPNLTVLQDTFSWNDIRYGSPACDSDLDAYDTDDTSSEAMGDFSDESDEGGGGLRIAFMGDNVAEAVEDENRIRKNEINKRILDLLELERSYDEDVWQCSNDIQNGLIQQHETAQNIETSRTKEEILTNGMFIRSDQEIVLKRRSSAVQNKTDLLPSEYYEYISQVSKRFTHEVINTQPLRQPIKKQSNNSQILEEADDSFFSFDYQPNLNGHPGPSPSLILQALTMSNANDGINLERLETIGDSFLKYSITTYLYCTYDNIHEGKLSHLRSKQVSNLNLYRLGRRKVLGESMIATKFEPHDNWLPPCYYVPREIEQALIESGVPSNLWNQADIPVLRAVNRNEISELVRETEHKLEIMRTELIRSSNDSATDFEKLRCFIPYNLITQHSIPDKSVADCVEALIGAYLIACGPRGAFLFMAWLGIHVLPFQKVSIISTNEPLDRPPGSSSYIKEINENGETCWTQIRYGNLDEPQCPLLRHVPDPEKELSLMLDGYSDLEESMGYKFREPSYLLQAFTHASYQPNKLTDCYQRLEFLGDAVLDYLITRHLYEDTRQHSPGALTDLRSALVNNTIFASLAVRCGFHKYFRHLSPGLNVVIDRFVRIQEENGHSISEEYYLIAEDECEEAEDVEVPKALGDVFESLAGAIYLDSGMSLDAVWRVYYKIMRSEIEQFSTNVPKSPIRELLELEPETAKFGKPEKLADGRRVRVTVDVFGKGSFKGIGRNYRIAKCTAAKCALKKLKKMQRHQREKL; encoded by the exons ATGGCATTTCCATTAAATGATCAAGTTCATACTAAGTCTTTCTCTCCTAGAGAATATCAA GTGGAGCTCCTCTACGCAGCTTTAGAGAGCAACATAATAGTTTGTCtaggaaaaaattctgaacaaatatttattgttatcaaACTAATTCAAGAGTTGGCGACTAACAACAGAAG ATCTCCGTCAGAAGGAGGCAAGCGCTCAGTATACATTCTAAGAGATACAGATCGATGTTTAACCAAAGCTGTATATATACAACAATTAACAGATTTACGCGTACTTATCTGTGATTCTGAGACATGGCCAGAGTTCGATAGAAAATTCGCTGAAAGTCAG GTGATTGTTACTACATCACATGTTTGTGCAGATCTGTTGAatcagaataaaatttatccaaGTCAAATAAATTTGGCAATTGTAGATCAATGCCACAAAGCAGTCAATGATGAAAAGCTAAAGtttgttttacaaaaatttaatgtcTCTAACGGTCCTCGACTAATTGGTTTTGCTGCACCAGTTTTTAATCTAACTCGTCAGCCAGGACGACTGGAAGCAGAAGTTGAACTTTTGGAAAAAACCTTTCATTGTAGAATTGAAACAGCCAGTGATATTGTATCAGTATTAAG ATATAGTCCAAAACCAAAAGAGTACATTGTAGAATACAAATGTGGCGAATATGAAGAATTAAACCAGACTCTGGAGAACTGTGCTATGCATGCTATGAACTTTTTGTGTGATCATCGCTATGATCCCACTGAAATTTACAACGATGAGTTCCTCGAGGACATACAGAAGATTCCTGATCCTAAACAGGAACCTTGCTCAATGATAGAAGACTTTTTGTACGTACTTCAAACATTCGGGGCTTGGTGCGCCAATCACGCTGCTCTAGCTTTGCTAATTCAAGCAGAAAAGCTGAAAGTAAAAACCCCTTATGAGCGACACTACTTATTATTCAACGTTGTGGTTTCCttgtttattaaaataag AGCTATTTGTGaaagtgaatttgaaaatttgagcgaaagagaaaaattatacaaattctCCACTCCATGTGTTCATCGACTATTGCATATACTCAAGTGTTATGCCCCATCCAGCAAAAAAGAATTGACTATCCCAGACAACAAACTGAGCAATGGACACA GTGTATCTGCCTGCAAGAAAGACATTGATACTGGAAAAGATGGCCTCCAACAATCAAAATACATTGGAAATGTCAAAAAGCTACGAACTGGTATTAAAAGACCTCCAAAATCACGGTATCCACGTACTCAAATTGATCCAGATCTGTTGTGCGGAGTTATTTTTGTGGATAAAGGATTTACagcaaaaatattattttatctattgaaT GACGCTTGTAAGTATGACAAAGATTTACAATTTCTCTCTCCACTTTATACAATTGAAAAGAATCCTGAGGGAACAAGCTCTGCTCATGACATGGAGGTTCAACATCGGAAACAAGAGGAGGTTTTAAAAAGCTTCCGAATACACGaatgtaatttattaattGCTACATCGATATTGGAGGAGG GAATAGATATACCAAAATGCAATTTTGTGATGAGGTATGATTTCCCTAAGAGCTATCAGTCTTACGTGCAGTGCAAAGGCCGAGCTCGGGCAACTGATGCCCTTCATGTGCTTTTcgtgagtgaaaaaatatccaatGAGTGTATACAAAAGTTAGCTGAATATCACTATATTGAACAG ACTTTATTATCAAAGTGCGCCAATAAGGAACCttcggaagaagaagaattattGGCGGATAAATATGGTGATTTGTTACCTCAGTACAAACCATTGAGTATTGAGGGTTCACCTAGTGTTACTTTTAATTCTGCAATATCTTTGGTAAACAG GTATTGTGCCAAGCTGCCTAGTGATACATTCACTCGATTAACACCAGAATGGATAATTGAACCAACAATTATTGACAATAAAACCATGTATGTTTGTTCCATACGTTTGCCAATAAACTCGCCTGTGAAATACACAGTAACG TCATATCCAATGCCGAATAGCGCAATGGCTCGTCGCTTGGCTGCACTTCAACTCTGCATAGATCTTCATAGAGCTAATGAAATTGATGATTATTTGTTGCCAAttggtaaagaaaattttaaagcAAACCCAGAAGATGCTGAAGCCCCTCCACTACCagatgaaacaaaagctgaGTTTTCTGAAGCGCGCCCAGGTACCACTAAACGAAGACAATACTACTACAAAAAG ACTGCCGAAGTGTTAACAGATTGCAGGCCTGTACTGATGACGAAATCGTTTTTATATCATATTAGTATGGTACTCACTTGCCCTTTACCTGAGGAACAAAACACAAGAGGTCGTCGAATATATCCTCCTGAAGAGTCAGCTATAGGATTTGGCATTCTAACtctaaaaaaaataccaaag CTATGTCCATTCCCAATATACACGAGATCGGGAGAGGTTCATGTAAAACTTGAATTAAGTAAGGAGACGGTTACATTGAATGCTGATCAAATTGAACGAGTAGCAGCCTTCCTCAAGTACACATTCACAAATGTTCTAAGGCTTCAAAAATATCTGATGCTATTTGATCCGAATGCTTCAGAAAATTCATACTTTATTGTTCCTGTAAAAACGG TCATCACAGAAAATGGCCCGGATGTTAATGTGGATTGGGAGTTCTTAGAACGTATATATGAGAACAGGAATGCAATACCGAATGAAGTGTCGGAAGGAGATCGCAATCAATTCAAATTTGATGCAACTAAATATCATGATGCTGTTATTATGCCATGGTATAGAAATAAGGATCAGCCacaa TACTTTTATGTAGCGGAAATTTGTGCCAACTTGAATCCAAAATCTTCTTTTCCTGGGGCTGACTATAGTACATTTGAGGagtattatttgaaaaaatataacatacaGATTCAGAATCTGAATCAACCGCTACTTGATGTAGATCATACTTCAGCTAGGCTCAATTTTCTCACACCAAG ATACATCAATCGTAAAGGTGTTGCATTACCAACTAGTAGTGAGGAAACCAAGAAGgcaaagagagaaaatttggaacaaaaacaaatattgGTAGCAGAGCTTTGTGCTATTCACCCATTTCCTGCCTCATTATGGAGACAAGCGGTTTGTCTGCCATGCATACTTTATAGAATCAACGCACTTCTTCTTGCTAATCAAATACGATGCCAGGTagcaaaaatgataaatttggGGCAGCAACATTTAGATCCAG ACTTTGAATGGTTGCCATTAGACTTTGGTTGGAGTCTATCGGAAGTCTTGAATAAATCAAAGGACAGTagtaaattgattgaaatgaaaagtgaTGCTAAAACTACGAAATCTGTTATACCTAAATTGACAGACAGTATGTCCGTGGCAGAAGAAATTGAGAAAGATATCTCTTCAAAACATGACAGTTCCGTGGATAAAGATAATGAAATGGAAATTGGAACGTGGTCTAATGAAATGGCTATAAATGCAGTGgaattgaataatgaaaatattttttcaccaaatttaaCGGTGCTACAAGATACCTTTTCTTGGAATGATATTAGGTACGGCTCACCTGCCTGTGATTCTGATTTAGATGCTTACGATACTGATGACACCTCTAGTGAAGCAATGGGAGATTTTTCAGACGAAAGTGATGAAGGTGGTGGTGGTCTACGCATTGCTTTTATGGGAGATAATGTTGCAGAAGCTGTGGAAGACGAAAATAGAAtccgtaaaaatgaaattaataaaagaattttGGATTTATTAGAGTTGGAAAGAAGTTATGACGAGGATGTTTGGCAGTGTTCCAATGATATTCAGAATGGATTAATTCAACAACATGAGACAgctcaaaatattgaaactagTCGAACCAAAGAAGAAATTCTGACGAATGGAATGTTTATTCGTAGCGATCAAGAAATCGTTTTGAAGAGGCGCTCATCAGCTgtacaaaataaaactgaCTTACTGCCGTCTGAGTATTATGAATACATCTCTCAGGTTTCGAAAAGATTTACACATGAAGTTATTAATACGCAGCCTCTGAGGCAACCCATTAAGAAACAATCAAACAACTCTCAGATATTGGAAGAAGCAGACGATTCTTTTTTTAGTTTTGATTATCAACCGAATCTAAATGGTCACCCTGGACCAAGTCCGAGTTTAATTCTTCAAGCGTTGACAATGTCAAATGCTAACGATGGTATTAATTTAGAGAGGCTCGAAACTATTGGAGATTcttttctaaaatattcaataactACATACTTGTATTGTACATATGACAATATACATGAAGGAAAATTGAGTCACCTGAGATCAAAACAA GTGAgcaatttaaatttatacagaTTAGGCCGTCGAAAAGTATTGGGTGAAAGTATGATAGCAACTAAATTTGAACCGCACGATAATTGGTTACCACCATGCTATTATGTACCACGTGAAATAGAACAAGCATTAATAGAATCTGGAGTGCCGTCAAATTTGTGGAACCAAGCAGATATTCCAGTTCTCAGAGCTGTAAATCGAAATGAAATATCCGAACTTGTTCGAGAAACGGAGCATAAACTCGAGATTATGCGAACTGAACTGATTCGAAGCAGCAATGATTCTGCtaccgattttgaaaagttacgATGTTTCATACCATATAATCTAATTACACAGCATAGTATACCAGATAAAAGTGTCGCTGACTGTGTGGAAGCTTTAATAGGAGCATATTTAATAGCGTGTGGGCCCAGAGGAGCTTTCTTATTCATGGCCTGGCTAGGAATTCATGTCTTACCATTCCAAAAAGTTTCTATCATATCCACAAATGAACCACTTGACAGACCTCCGGGTAGTTCGTCCTATATTAaggaaattaacgaaaatggAGAAACATGCTGGACACAA ATACGCTATGGAAACTTAGATGAGCCACAGTGCCCACTTTTGAGGCATGTACCAGATCCTGAAAAGGAGTTGAGTCTGATGCTGGACGGTTATAGCGATCTTGAAGAAAGTATGGGCTACAAATTTCGTGAGCCGAGTTACTTATTGCAAGCATTCACCCATGCATCGTATCAGCCAAATAAATTGACAGACTGTTACCAACGCTTAGAATTTCTTGGAGATGCAGTTTTAG ATTATCTGATAACAAGACATTTGTATGAGGATACAAGGCAACATTCCCCTGGTGCTCTAACAGATTTGAGGTCAGCTTTGGtaaataatacaatatttgCTTCGCTGGCAGTGAGATGTggatttcataaatatttccGCCATCTATCACCAGGTTTAAATGTGGTCATTGACAGATTCGTCAGGATACAAGAAGAAAATGGTCACTCTATCAGTGAAGAA TATTATTTAATTGCTGAAGATGAATGCGAAGAGGCAGAAGACGTTGAAGTTCCAAAGGCTTTAGGTGATGTTTTTGAATCTTTGGCAGGAGCAATTTATTTAGACAGTGGTATGTCTCTTGACGCTGTTTGGAGGGTGTATTATAAAATCATGAGGTCTGAAATag aacaATTCAGTACAAACGTACCAAAATCTCCAATAAGAGAATTATTAGAGTTGGAACCTGAAACAGCAAAGTTTGGGAAGCCTGAAAAACTAGCTGATGGTCGGCGTGTAAGAGTCACAGTAGATGTGTTTGGGAAGGGTTCTTTCAAAGGAATAGGAAGAAATTATCGCATTGCTAAATGTACAGCTGCAAAATGTGCActtaaaaaactaaaaaaaatgcaacgacatcaaagagaaaaactgtga